The Betta splendens chromosome 24, fBetSpl5.4, whole genome shotgun sequence DNA window CAGTTTGTATTATGCTTCCTCACACAAGCCTGAAATGCATGGATTCCCTTTCATCCTCTCGAGTGCAATTCCCCTCAAGTCTGCATTAGAGAAAATGGATGGTGGATGGTGTAAAATGTGAATGTCAAGGTTCTGATCAAGAAAAGCTCTCATGTGACACCTGTTTTGATTTCTTTTCATAGATCATAGTAACCATAGGCTTACTTTAGGTTCTTAAGGACGTTTTATCCAAAGGGCTTCTTCCAAATAACAGGCTCATAGAAGCCAGCAGCACATTGGAGTTGTTAAGGCATCACCTTATCGCCTGTTAGAACTCTAAAACTGCCTACCAGAAGTTTGAATACAGATGTAATTTTGTAGATAAGAATCAGGAGTAATATTGTTAATATATCAATAAAGTCAAGTTGATATCTTAGCATGGGAGAAACTCGGCATCTGACAATGTgaacaaagcagcagagcagagcagacggTCATGCTGAAGAGTGCGCTAGACGCTTGTCTAGACAGCAAGCGAGATCCTTCCCGTCATTGTTGGTTGGCATTGAAGGGctgcaaaacaggaaataatcTCTGGTGGAAAACATACAGCTATAAACATTAGAAAGTCCAACATACACAATGCACATTAGGAGTATGTTGTAGTTTTTAGGCTGTAAAGCTGtattaaagcttttttttcttaaatgcaaataaaacaaactaaacacatTGGTGCAAAAATAAAGGAGCACACTCTTAGTCATTAAGGTTTCTATTTAAATTGCTTATCTGTCATCTGCTTTACCTTTTTGAATTTAGAGCACTGATTACTGAAACGTCCCTGTAACAGAAATAGAATCACACCGGTGTGATTTGATGGTCTATTGCGCCATCGTGTGgattctctctttttttttaatacatgaAGAcactaaaggcactggaaaaccATGATTGAAGTGTTTTTGCGCAACATATCCAACCAAGTTATTGCTGACGTTATGTATTGGCTCAATTTTCTGTAGAATTCAAAAGACTTTAAAGAATGTGCAAACTTCAGTTTATTCAGTTTGAAATAACAGGCTTGAAAAAAAGCTTGACGATTCTAAGTGGATTGCATTTCTTTGTTTAATACAATTTAGTTTCAGgcattttgtatgtttgtttttgagAAATAGCGAGTGGAATCTTTTTGTGCGCGCCCGGCTTCCGTCGTCGGTCACGTGATGGCATCTCATATTTCTCCCCGGTGGGTTTAGCAGTGCAGCTCGAAAAACTACCGTTTGTTTTATCTGTAGAGTTGCCTTAAACTATCAGCATGGAGATCGGAGCAGAAATCAGCAAGAAAATACGCGTGAGTAATAATAAAGATAAGTTAAGAAGGATTAGTTAGCTGTGAACTTTAGGATTAGTGTAACGTTTGCGTAGCGTAGACACTGCTTGCTAACATTAGCCTGCTAGCTTAGTTTGTCATTTAAGCAAAGTGGTGGAAGGTATTAATAGGCAAAGGGGGGTATTATGCATCACAATAAACGAATCTACATGTACCTACTGATCTACATGCTTAACCTATGCAGTGGGGCATAAAATATACTGGTATAATTTCTTAATCACACTTGTCTGGTGTGTTTAGCGTGCTGTCGTAGGTAAGTAAAGTCAGGTACAGCCTGTTCttgtgtaaaataataaaatatcccATTTATGATTATTTTAATATCTGTTTCAGGCTGCTATTAAAAGTAAGCTCCAGGAACTTGGTGCATATATTGGTAAGTTTTTATAAAGTGTAACTTTTGCGATcaaactaaagcaaacaaaaaaaaaaacattatcaacatgatgtgtttgtatgtgtttacCGTAATATCGCCAACAGATGAAGAGCTGCCTGACTACATTATGGTGATGGTGGCAAACAAGAAGACTTCCCAGCAGATGGCTGATGATCTGTCCCTTTTTCTTGGAAACAACACCATCAAGTTCACAGCCtggtatgattaaaacaatgcTCAATGTATGTTCCTTTTCACATTGCATGGTCTACATGAGTACTTGAATCATGTACCCGCTTTTTAAACTTTTTGGTTAAAGCTATTCCCAGTTTttatgtgtgtctctgtctttaATTATATGAACTTGTGTGTTGTGCTTAGGCTCCATGGTGTCCTGGAAAAATTAAGATCTGTTGCTGTTGGTAAGTTGGTCTCCACATACATTTGCCCACCTCTTAATCAGCGACGGAGGAACTGTCTTTTTCACATgcatgcatgtttgtttttctcaattcCAGAGCCTGCGTCCTCAAAACATCAGCTCCAGTCCGATAGCAGTACTGTGGGTGGGAAAAGTCGATCATTAGTGACTGAAGACAGCAGGACAGAAGAGGCAAAGGTTTTGACAGTATCCAGCTCTGGCTTTGATAGGGCTGAAGCCCGTGTGTCTAGTTCTGCTTATGATGCCAGGTACCTCATTCACTGTGTGGCCTATGAAGTCATTAATGCCTGATACtggaaataaataacacaattgTGTTCATAACTGTGTGTTATCAGGAGGAGAACCTTGGAGAACAATTCTTCTCGACTTACCTCTACTGTTAAACCCCTTATGGAGCCATTCCCCTCAGAGGCTGTCATCGACATCAAACCAGAATTGGACGATGACCTCATTGCTGAGGATCATTTAGAAGTAAACGCCAATCACAGTCGTGCACGGAACAGACCCACAGCTGAAATCTACAGACCGGGTCAGAGCAAATTTACATCAGCTAGCTTGGTGGACGTAGGTCGAACCACAGCAGAATCCTCCCACACCaggcaacaggacaacagaagcagcagactATCCAGAACCGGGTCCAGTAAGGTACTGTGATTCTAGGCCAGCATCGTTTCAGCAGTTTAGTGTCTATTAACTACAACAGGTCTCAGTTGTAGGTAAACATAACCTGATGCTAatgatatttttcatttttagcaGGAGGAGTTGTCACGTAAGCGTAAGGCGCCAGTAGCGAGTTCCGTTGTGAGAGTGAACCGAGCCTCGGATGAAGACAGCGATGATGTGGAAGGGGAGGACTCAAACTATGGAGGCAGAGGCCTATCCAGTAGAGTGTCCCTGCCCTCCAGACCAGAACGCAAGTGAGTTTTAAAACCGCGTGTGACATTTGAGCTCTCATATAATATCTGTACTCCAAGCACAGGCCTGTTTTTCTTGCcattttaaaggaaaaaaagttaaacacAGACAGTTGACATTCTTTGGGCTGCTGTATCTTTTCAGACCTAGCCTCCCTCCAGCCAAACAAGCCAACAGGAACCTGATACTGAAGGCCATCTCTGAGGCACAAGACTCGATCACTAAGACTACAGCCTATCCCACAAGTATGCTTTCCCCTGCTACACTGCGTTATGTAAATGGCCATTCAACCTTTTCATCACCACCTACTTCTGCCTTTTTGCCACAGTGCCACTGCGGCAGACGGTTCCTGTCGCACCCTGTACGAGGTTAAGTAGCAGCGAGGAGATGACGGCGGCAATCCAGCTGGTCCAGGAGCACCTCCACAGCCTGCATTCTGCTGAACTGCCTCCTTCAAGAGCTGGTGTGTAAAGAGTGTTTGTATTATTACACTCTCTTATAGAAGttatagtttgtttttgttttttttgtttgttttttttttgttgttttttaccttTCCATTTTATGCAACATAAATAATTGTATTTGCTTTTCGACCAGCTCCCAGCCCCAGATCTTTAGCCTCACGGCTCCAGTTGGACTatgcagaaagcagagaggaaagagagcaaAGTGAACTTGGTGAacattttttaccttttatgttacttttttttctgttactttaGGAAAGGGCTACAACTAAAGTGTTTTCTTTGTCGTGTAGCTCTGGCTGCTGAGGGCAGTGGAGGCAGTGACACCAAGGCATTCGATACCCGCTCCTTCATAATGAGCCGGCCTCAGCTAGAAGAAGCTTACACCAGAGCTCCGCAGCGTCTTCAGGTCAAAGGGGAAATCCAGGCTGCTGTACCACGCACTGTCCAGAGCAGGTGCAGACATTGGCAGTAAAAACAGTGCTGCTTGCATTTTCTGCCTTCTTTTTCAAACACAGATTGCATTTTGTCATGTTGTCTTTGTCtatctctcctctgcctctagTAAGGAGAAAGTTGACTATGCCAGCCCCAAGTTCATAGTGACATTAGATGGGGTACCGAGCCCACTGGGGAACCTTGCAGACTGTGAAATGGAGCTTGACGATGTGAGACCACCCACAAAGGGGACTGACGCGAGTGTCGGCCTCAACAAGGCGCCTAAAGTGGGCGTTCTCCACAGGCTACAAGGAGTGGTTACATCATCTGAAGGTGAAAAGTCTTTACTGTATTTTGTTTATGTCACACGCTCCTCTCCTACAAACCAACTCCGGCCTGTTCTTTTTCATCAGAGAACGCAATGGACGTTGacgtggaggatgaggatgctgCGCCCATGAAGAAGCAGAAGGGCACAGAGCGCTGCAAGTTCTGGCCTGTCTGTAAAAGTGGAGATGCATGTCTGTACCATCACCCTACATCTAAGTGCAAGTGAGAGACAAATCCTTTAGTTCACGCTCACAGATTCTGTGACTCTCAGCAGTCGCCTGATGATGATTTCTTTCCTTGTTTTTATTAGGACTTTTCCCAACTGCAAGTTTGGGGATAAATGCCTTTTTATCCATCCTAACTGTAAATATGACGCCAGATGTACCAAGCCAGACTGTCCCTTCACTCACGTCAACCGCAGAGGCACGGCTGCCCCTCCACCCAAACCAGGTGCTCCCAGGCTCCTTCTAGTAAACCTCCTAAAGCGCCCGGCTGTAGAGATCCGCCGTTACTCAACTCTAACCGCCCTCACTGTCGTCCACAGCACCGCCGCTCGTCCAGACCACCAGCGTGTGCCGCTTTTTCCCGGAGTGCAAGAAGATGGACTGTCCCTTTTACCATCCCAAGGTACGACACAGTGACGTGTTTCCGCAGAGCTTGAATTGGGATTTTAAATTCTGACCGGTTGCGAACTGTGGTTCTCCCTCCTACAGCCGTGCCGCTTCGCCGCACTCTGCAAACGAGCTGGGTGCACCTTCTACCACCCGACGACAGCGTTGCCTCCGAGACACGCCCTGAAGTGGACCAAAACGCAGAGCAGGTGAACAGTCACATAAGTTGAGCTCAACTGGTTCATATGATGCTTGGTCCTTTACCCAGCTAACCCTTGGTTTTTCCTCTGTTACAGCTAATAACGTCCAGAAACTGATGTTAAGCTATGGGAGAAGTTCTGTATCTCTTTGGATTTTTCTTTATACATTTAACcgttatttcatttcatttagacTGATTTTTAGGACATATCGTATATGAAAAATGCTCACGCTTTTGCTGATGCTCTCATAAACAATAAACTCAGTGAACTTGACATTTATTTCAATGTTTGCTGTTTTTCCATGGAGCTTCACTCACGCGTGACTCACGTTTAGAGTCCCACACCGCCTCCACCTGGAGGACACCATCGACTACAGCAATGCCTCGCTGTACGTCATCATGTCCTGCAGGTGGCGCTCTTTTAAAACCAGACTAAGTGCACTCGCTCACCCGTGCACCTGCGCAGTAAGACCCAATCCAATTTAGAACCACTGCGGTCACTTCTACCTTGTTTGAATTCCAGTCTGACTAACAAAGTGGCCAATTAGACTCATTAGTATGGATTGTGAATGCATGAGTGTGTTTCTGATACATGATGCTGAGGTAGTATAGTTTACTGCAAGTATTGTTGCATTGACATGCTACATGATACTAGACATGTGTCCGGTCAGAGTATCAGCACACCTATGTTTTGTGGTCAGCTCGTTATCAACCAATGCCCTTTTTCCCCACATTGAACCTTTGTAAAAACAATAGCTGACTCTTCAGCTTCCTTGTTTGTGACGAAGTCACACTGATACTCGAGAGTCAGTTCCTAGAAACCGGTTCTATTAAATACTGATAATTTTAAAAGTATTGTTTCCCACGATAGAGAAAGAATAATTGTTCTGAATTCTGAAGagttttttaatgtttaaagtgaTGTACTCTAAGATAATATAGATCACAAACCTTCCTTATTTAAATCGTTTCCAAACAGCCTATGTTTATACAAACATAACAAAAACCTTGTTGTTTCTCACACTTACAGGACAATATTCAGAAGATTAATGAAAACtgcaaaaagtaaaataaatacaccTGAGTCATTGTTCAAATATCTTAACACTTGGCATTTCCAATGATCACAATCTGCCTTGTTTTGAAGTGGGTATTTCTGTGTTCAGTGTCATTAAACTCAACGTCAGCAGGTCAGTGCTGGTATTTTTGCAGTCGACAATGTTTAcaacagacttttttttttttttccctcaatAATTTGTTGCTTATTAGAAACCTCCCACGGTTGTTTCCAGGGAAGAGCGTCTACAAATGAGGGCACATCAGTTAACTACCTAAACAAATGGCTCAGTGGGGGGTTTTCCAGCTAAGTGAGGCCTGAAGACGAGTAGTTAGGTAGTAGTAGTGAGGCAGCGGCGGTTGAAAAGCTGCAATAATCATCTGCTCTTTCTATATCGTTCACTTTAGAGTGAGGGTCCTTGAACTGAGCTGCATTCAGGCCTCTCGTGAACATTTCCGCGCCGCTCTGTCTCACCTCGTTTCTGATGAGACGGACTCAGGCGTGTGACGTGCAGTCAGAGGTGGACTGAGCATGCTCAATTGCCAGCGTGCGCTgggttgtgtgtatttataaccGACCAACCCTCCTGTCGGCGGCTCCTCCGCTGTCCAGGGCTTCATGCGGATCGTGATCCTCTATCTCCTGAGGAGACGAGCCCAAAGAAATAGAATTCTTGTTCTATTTTTCCATCTTATTCATGAATGTGAGGTTAACAGCCTCTTTTTAAATGtagacctggacacacacacacacacatacattaatAAGATAATTAATAAGCCTGTAATTATTCCTTTAAGATATGGTCATTTAATTTTCAAATATAAACACACTTCAAGCCAacctttgatttgtttttcttgtatTGTGTCGTGTGTGTCAGAATCAGAATCCGTCCTCACCAGCGTCACCCTCTCCATTCTCTCTCCTCGTCTTCGTACCGTCTCAACAATTTTGGACGGCGCTAAATGCCAAGTATTAGAAATGTCTGCCCTTGCCCAAGCTCTTCAAAATTCCTGTGATGGGAGAACATGTTTTTGTGTGGGTGGACTGTTCTGccaagcaaatctgttttgGTCCTgattctcttttctttttttttttctttttttcttttcctcacaAGAAAATCTTGTTCTTGCACCAGCAAATGTTACCTCGTGATGGGGCGAGCAGGAGAATAATAGAGAGACTTCACCGTTGTCACCTTTTAGATTGTGGAGTGGACGTGAAGACGCACAAAGGAAGAAACATCTATTTCCAGTATGTTCTCCaccactactgtatgtacagtcaGGGGACATTTAAAGATTCCCCTCACCTCACCATTTACACAAAAACTCATTAAGAGTGAAAGACAATGGGGGATTTGTCCTGCCGGTGGGTTTTTGGGGAGCCCCTCGGGCATTTCTCAGT harbors:
- the zc3h14 gene encoding zinc finger CCCH domain-containing protein 14 isoform X2; the protein is MEIGAEISKKIRAAIKSKLQELGAYIDEELPDYIMVMVANKKTSQQMADDLSLFLGNNTIKFTAWLHGVLEKLRSVAVEPASSKHQLQSDSSTVGGKSRSLVTEDSRTEEAKVLTVSSSGFDRAEARVSSSAYDARRRTLENNSSRLTSTVKPLMEPFPSEAVIDIKPELDDDLIAEDHLEVNANHSRARNRPTAEIYRPGQSKFTSASLVDVGRTTAESSHTRQQDNRSSRLSRTGSSKEELSRKRKAPVASSVVRVNRASDEDSDDVEGEDSNYGGRGLSSRVSLPSRPERKPSLPPAKQANRNLILKAISEAQDSITKTTAYPTMPLRQTVPVAPCTRLSSSEEMTAAIQLVQEHLHSLHSAELPPSRAAPSPRSLASRLQLDYAESREEREQSELALAAEGSGGSDTKAFDTRSFIMSRPQLEEAYTRAPQRLQVKGEIQAAVPRTVQSSKEKVDYASPKFIVTLDGVPSPLGNLADCEMELDDVRPPTKGTDASVGLNKAPKVGVLHRLQGVVTSSEENAMDVDVEDEDAAPMKKQKGTERCKFWPVCKSGDACLYHHPTSKCKTFPNCKFGDKCLFIHPNCKYDARCTKPDCPFTHVNRRGTAAPPPKPAPPLVQTTSVCRFFPECKKMDCPFYHPKPCRFAALCKRAGCTFYHPTTALPPRHALKWTKTQSS
- the zc3h14 gene encoding zinc finger CCCH domain-containing protein 14 isoform X1 — protein: MEIGAEISKKIRAAIKSKLQELGAYIDEELPDYIMVMVANKKTSQQMADDLSLFLGNNTIKFTAWLHGVLEKLRSVAVEPASSKHQLQSDSSTVGGKSRSLVTEDSRTEEAKVLTVSSSGFDRAEARVSSSAYDARRRTLENNSSRLTSTVKPLMEPFPSEAVIDIKPELDDDLIAEDHLEVNANHSRARNRPTAEIYRPGQSKFTSASLVDVGRTTAESSHTRQQDNRSSRLSRTGSSKQEELSRKRKAPVASSVVRVNRASDEDSDDVEGEDSNYGGRGLSSRVSLPSRPERKPSLPPAKQANRNLILKAISEAQDSITKTTAYPTMPLRQTVPVAPCTRLSSSEEMTAAIQLVQEHLHSLHSAELPPSRAAPSPRSLASRLQLDYAESREEREQSELALAAEGSGGSDTKAFDTRSFIMSRPQLEEAYTRAPQRLQVKGEIQAAVPRTVQSSKEKVDYASPKFIVTLDGVPSPLGNLADCEMELDDVRPPTKGTDASVGLNKAPKVGVLHRLQGVVTSSEENAMDVDVEDEDAAPMKKQKGTERCKFWPVCKSGDACLYHHPTSKCKTFPNCKFGDKCLFIHPNCKYDARCTKPDCPFTHVNRRGTAAPPPKPAPPLVQTTSVCRFFPECKKMDCPFYHPKPCRFAALCKRAGCTFYHPTTALPPRHALKWTKTQSS